Proteins encoded within one genomic window of Brassica rapa cultivar Chiifu-401-42 chromosome A09, CAAS_Brap_v3.01, whole genome shotgun sequence:
- the LOC103838242 gene encoding monodehydroascorbate reductase, chloroplastic/mitochondrial, with translation MSPVRRAMALASTTLPAKTGLSLWCPTSPSLARRLPVRFSSRIASRGLVTASFANENREFVIIGGGNAAGYAARTFVENGMADGRLCIVTKEAYAPYERPALTKAYLFPPEKKPARLPGFHTCVGGGGERQTPDWYKEKGIEMIYEDPVTGADFEKQTLTTNTGKQLKYGSLIIATGCTASRFPDKIGGNLPGVHYIREVADADSLISSLGKSKKVVIVGGGYIGMEVAAAAVAWNLDTTIVFPEDQLLQRLFTPSLAQRYEELYRQNGVKFVKGASINNLEAGSDGRVTAVKLADGSTIEADTVVIGIGAKPAIGPFETLAMNKSIGGIQVDGLFRTSTPGIFAIGDVAAFPLKIYDRMTRVEHVDHARRSAQHCVKSLLTAHTDTYDYLPYFYSRVFEYEGSSRKVWWQFYGDNVGETVEVGNFDPKIATFWIDSGRLKGVLVESGSPEEFQLLPKLARSQPIVDKAKLASASSVEEALEIAQAALQS, from the exons ATGTCTCCAG TACGAAGAGCCATGGCGTTAGCATCCACCACGCTGCCAGCGAAGACCGGATTGTCTCTTTGGTGTCCCACTTCTCCCTCCCTCGCTCGCCGTCTTCCCGTTCGTTTTTCTTCCAGAATCGCTTCGAGAGGCCTCGTCACTGCTTCCTTCGCCAACGAGAATCGCGA GTTTGTAATAATTGGGGGAGGAAATGCGGCGGGGTATGCAGCTAGGACCTTTGTAGAAAACGGAATGGCCGATGGTCGCCTTTGTATTGTCACCAAAGAG GCTTATGCGCCTTATGAGAGACCTGCCTTGACAAAAGCTTACTTGTTCCCTCCAGAGAAGAAGCCTGCTCGTCTTCCA GGCTTTCATACTTGTGTTGGAGGTGGTGGAGAGAGGCAAACACCAGATTGGTACAAGGAGAAAGGGATTGAG ATGATATATGAAGATCCAGTGACTGGAGCTGATTTTGAAAAGCAAACCCTCACGACAAACACTGGGAAGCAGTTGAAATATGGATCCCTTATTATCGCTACAGGGTGTACTGCCTCTAG GTTCCCAGATAAAATTGGTGGGAACTTGCCTGGGGTTCACTATATTCGGGAGGTTGCAGATGCTGATTCACTTATTTCATCTCTG GGAAAGTCAAAGAAAGTTGTCATTGTTGGTGGTGGCTACATCGGCATGGaggttgctgctgctgctgttgcGTGGAACCTAGATACAACG ATTGTATTCCCCGAAGATCAGCTTTTGCAAAGATTGTTCACTCCCTCACTTGCTCAGAGATACGAAGAGCTATACCGTCAAAATGGTGTTAAGTTTGTCAAG GGCGCTTCGATAAATAACTTAGAAGCTGGTTCGGATGGGCGTGTAACAGCTGTTAAGCTTGCTGATGGATCTACAATTGAGGCAGACACg GTTGTGATCGGAATTGGAGCTAAGCCTGCTATTGGCCCCTTTGAAACTTTGGCTATGAACAAATCAATTGGAGGCATTCAG GTTGATGGCTTGTTCAGGACAAGTACCCCTGGAATTTTCGCTATTGGAGATGTCGCAGCCTTCCCATTGAAG ATATATGATCGGATGACCCGAGTTGAACATGTTGATCACGCCCGCCGTTCTGCACAACACTGCGTGAAATCTCTGCTCACTGCACACACTGACAC GTATGATTATCTCCCGTACTTCTACTCAAGAGTATTCGAGTATGAAGGCAGCTCAAGAAAAGTTTGGTGGCAGTTTTATGGGGATAATG TGGGAGAAACAGTTGAAGTTGGCAACTTCGATCCCAAGATCGCTACCTTCTGGATTGATTCTG GCAGGTTGAAAGGTGTTCTTGTAGAAAGTGGTTCTCCAGAG GAGTTTCAGCTTCTCCCAAAGCTAGCAAGAAGTCAACCAATTGTGGACAAGGCTAAACTCGCCAGCGCATCTTCAGTGGAAGAAGCCCTCGAGATTGCTCAAGCCGCTCTACAGAGTTAA
- the LOC103838241 gene encoding heavy metal-associated isoprenylated plant protein 15-like, with amino-acid sequence MKKMVVMMGVHDERSKRRIIGAVANFHGVTTITMDSKDGKLTIIGDFDSRKILTKLEKGWINAEMATFGPYDPKKEAESAAAAAEKKRMEERERERLEGSRGNHNFYGPTPTHHQICVCTHDPYQGCIIS; translated from the exons ATGAAG AAAATGGTTGTGATGATGGGTGTTCACGACGAGAGATCAAAAAGGAGAATCATTGGCGCAGTTGCTAACTTCCATG GGGTTACAACGATTACCATGGACTCAAAGGATGGGAAGCTAACCATCATTGGAGACTTCGACAGCAGGAAGATCCTCACCAAACTCGAAAAGGGATGGATCAATGCTGAAATGGCAACATTTGGACCTTACGATCCCAAAAAAGAGGCCGAATCTGCTGCAGCTGCAGCCGAGAAGAAGAGGATGGAAGAAAGGGAACGTGAGAGGTTGGAGGGTTCTCGTGGAAACCACAATTTCTATGGTCCTACGCCTACGCATCATCAGATTTGTGTCTGCACTCATGACCCTTACCAAGGCTGCATAATCTCCTAA
- the LOC103838240 gene encoding 2-C-methyl-D-erythritol 2,4-cyclodiphosphate synthase, chloroplastic, producing the protein MIVNREEMAMATCTQLSSSSSLFHPQITKKPFLLPSPATISVHGFSTLRPKSLSLSHRSSVSASAASSSVDVTEQKKSTRTLPFRVGHGFDLHRLEPGYPLIIGGIDIPHDRGCEAHSDGDVLLHCVVDAILGALGLPDIGQIFPDSDPKWKGAASSVFIKEAVRLMDEAGYEIGNLDATLILQRPKISPHKETIRSNLSKLLGADPSVVNLKAKTHEKVDSLGENRSIAAHTVILLMKK; encoded by the exons ATGATTGTAAACAGAGAAGAAATGGCTATGGCTACTTGTACTCagctatcttcttcttcatctttgttTCACCCTCAAATTACCAAAAAGCCCTTCCTTCTCCCGTCCCCGGCGACGATCAGCGTTCATGGGTTCTCTACACTTAGGCCaaagtctctctctttatccCATCGTTCTTCTGTCTCAGCTTCTGCTGCTTCTTCCTCCGTCGACGTCACTGAACagaagaaatcaacaagaacacttCCGTTTAGAGTGGGTCACGGGTTCGATCTGCATAGGTTAGAGCCAGGGTACCCTCTGATAATCGGAGGGATTGATATCCCTCACGATAGAGGCTGCGAAGCTCACTCCGACG GGGATGTGTTGCTTCATTGTGTAGTGGATGCAATCTTGGGAGCGTTAGGGCTTCCTGATATAGGTCAGATCTTCCCTGACTCTGATCCTAAATGGAAAGGAGCTGCATCCTCTGTCTTCATCAAAGAAGCT GTGAGACTCATGGACGAGGCAGGGTACGAGATAGGGAACCTAGACGCCACATTGATTCTACAGAGACCGAAGATTAGTCCTCACAAAGAGACAATACGATCTAATCTCTCCAAGCTTCTTGGTGCAGATCCTTCTGTGGTGAACTTGAAAGCTAAAACACATGAGAAAGTTGATAGCCTTGGAGAAAACAGAAGCATTGCAGCTCACACTGTTATTCTCCTCATGAAGAAGTGA
- the LOC103838238 gene encoding PIN2/TERF1-interacting telomerase inhibitor 1 isoform X1, with amino-acid sequence MAAPEAPVKYVGILKESAAFRLMKSMGWEEGEGLGKDKQGIKGYVRVKNKQDTTGVGVDKPNPWAFDTTQFDNILKKLKVQAAPIKNDDASEKEAESEDEGGKSDEPVKSNVAKVTRPQGRYKRREKGKLVNSYSSKDLEGILVKRTEEPSPAVCDIADAMEIEIISEDQYPDVKEQKIEEPSSDWWGFKSGFVSGGLLGAKPGKKKSSKSKERKMFCEDDQENLYNMVQDKATAGKQGLGIKDRPKKIAGVRYQGKKTSFDNSDDDDTDEEEEEEEDDEDSVIENALPAKRKREESEEEDDKDSVIPKRKRDEITEPKIKLKNLCKQILKKDAGSSGSMKLKQLKSLIDEQAPSVLSKFSSRKDAIAYLKLKLGGSGKFIMEGKKISLVSRKK; translated from the exons ATGGCGGCGCCGGAAGCTCCAGTCAAGTACGTCGGAATCCTAAAGGAATCCGCCGCTTTCCGGCTAATGAAATCAATG GGATgggaagaaggagaaggacttgGTAAAGACAAGCAAGGGATCAAAGGATATGTCCGAGTCAAGAACAAGCAAGACACAACCG GTGTTGGTGTTGATAAGCCTAATCCATGGGCATTTGATACTACTCAGTTCGATAACATTCTCAAGAAACTCAAAGTG CAAGCAGCACCTATCAAGAACGATGATG CTTCGGAGAAGGAAGCTGAAAGTGAAGACGAAGGTGGCAAATCTGATGAGCCTGTCAAGTCCAATGTTGCTAAGGTTACTCGTCCACAAGGAAG GTATAAACGTAGGGAGAAGGGGAAGCTTGTCAATTCATACTCTTCTAAAGATCTTGAAGGAATACTT GTTAAGCGAACTGAGGAGCCTTCTCCTGCGGTTTGTGACATAGCCGATGCTATGGAGATTGAAATTATCTCCGAGGACCAATATCCTGATGTTAAAG AACAGAAAATCGAAGAACCTTCTTCAGACTGGTGGGGATTTAAATCCGGGTTTGTCTCGGGCGGTCTCCTTGGAGCTAAGCCTGGCaaaaagaaatcatcgaaatctaaagagagaaaaatgttTTGTGAGGACGATCAAGAGAACCTTTACAACATGGTTCAG GATAAAGCCACGGCTGGAAAACAAGGACTGGGTATCAAGGACCGGCCTAAGAAAATAGCTGGTGTTCGTTACCAAGGAAAGAAAACTTCTTTTGATaacagtgatgatgatgatactgacgaagaggaagaggaggaagaagatgacgaGGACTCTGTTATTGAAAATGCTCTCCCAGCAAAACGGAAGCGCGaagagagtgaagaagaagatgacaagGACTCTGTTATCCCAAAAAGGAAGCGGGATGAGATCACTGAACCCAAAATCAAGTTGAAGAACCTGTGCAAGCAGATTCTTAAAAAG GACGCTGGTAGTAGTGGATCGATGAAGCTGAAACAGCTTAAATCTCTAATTGATGAACAAGCACCATCAGTTCTCTCTAAGTTTTCTTCAAGGAAAGATGCTATTGCTTACTTAAAACTTAAG CTTGGGGGAAGTGGGAAGTTTATTATGGAGGGAAAGAAGATCAGCCTCGTATCAAGGAAGAAGTGA
- the LOC103838238 gene encoding PIN2/TERF1-interacting telomerase inhibitor 1 isoform X2, which produces MAAPEAPVKYVGILKESAAFRLMKSMGWEEGEGLGKDKQGIKGYVRVKNKQDTTGVGVDKPNPWAFDTTQFDNILKKLKVQAAPIKNDDASEKEAESEDEGGKSDEPVKSNVAKVTRPQGRYKRREKGKLVNSYSSKDLEGILVKRTEEPSPAVCDIADAMEIEIISEDQYPDVKEQKIEEPSSDWWGFKSGFVSGGLLGAKPGKKKSSKSKERKMFCEDDQENLYNMVQDKATAGKQGLGIKDRPKKIAGVRYQGKKTSFDNSDDDDTDEEEEGEEEDDKDSVIPKRKRDEITEPKIKLKNLCKQILKKDAGSSGSMKLKQLKSLIDEQAPSVLSKFSSRKDAIAYLKLKLGGSGKFIMEGKKISLVSRKK; this is translated from the exons ATGGCGGCGCCGGAAGCTCCAGTCAAGTACGTCGGAATCCTAAAGGAATCCGCCGCTTTCCGGCTAATGAAATCAATG GGATgggaagaaggagaaggacttgGTAAAGACAAGCAAGGGATCAAAGGATATGTCCGAGTCAAGAACAAGCAAGACACAACCG GTGTTGGTGTTGATAAGCCTAATCCATGGGCATTTGATACTACTCAGTTCGATAACATTCTCAAGAAACTCAAAGTG CAAGCAGCACCTATCAAGAACGATGATG CTTCGGAGAAGGAAGCTGAAAGTGAAGACGAAGGTGGCAAATCTGATGAGCCTGTCAAGTCCAATGTTGCTAAGGTTACTCGTCCACAAGGAAG GTATAAACGTAGGGAGAAGGGGAAGCTTGTCAATTCATACTCTTCTAAAGATCTTGAAGGAATACTT GTTAAGCGAACTGAGGAGCCTTCTCCTGCGGTTTGTGACATAGCCGATGCTATGGAGATTGAAATTATCTCCGAGGACCAATATCCTGATGTTAAAG AACAGAAAATCGAAGAACCTTCTTCAGACTGGTGGGGATTTAAATCCGGGTTTGTCTCGGGCGGTCTCCTTGGAGCTAAGCCTGGCaaaaagaaatcatcgaaatctaaagagagaaaaatgttTTGTGAGGACGATCAAGAGAACCTTTACAACATGGTTCAG GATAAAGCCACGGCTGGAAAACAAGGACTGGGTATCAAGGACCGGCCTAAGAAAATAGCTGGTGTTCGTTACCAAGGAAAGAAAACTTCTTTTGATaacagtgatgatgatgatactgacgaagaggaagagg gtgaagaagaagatgacaagGACTCTGTTATCCCAAAAAGGAAGCGGGATGAGATCACTGAACCCAAAATCAAGTTGAAGAACCTGTGCAAGCAGATTCTTAAAAAG GACGCTGGTAGTAGTGGATCGATGAAGCTGAAACAGCTTAAATCTCTAATTGATGAACAAGCACCATCAGTTCTCTCTAAGTTTTCTTCAAGGAAAGATGCTATTGCTTACTTAAAACTTAAG CTTGGGGGAAGTGGGAAGTTTATTATGGAGGGAAAGAAGATCAGCCTCGTATCAAGGAAGAAGTGA
- the SPO11-2 gene encoding meiotic recombination protein SPO11-2 isoform X1: MEEDASMKFFSDQNTSYADILPPHEARARIEVSVLNLLRVLNSPDPAISDLSLINRKRSNSYINQGILTDVSYIFLSTSFTKSSLTNAKTAKAFVRVWKVMEMCFQILLQEKRVTQRELFYKLLCDSPDLFSSQIEVNRSVQDVVALLRCSRFSLGIMASTRGLVAGRLSLQEPGKEPVDCSACGSSGFPISGDLNLLDNTIMTSDARYIILVEKHAIFHRLVEDRVFNHIPCVFITAKGYPDIATRFFLHRMSITFPHLPILALVDWNPAGLAILCTFKFGSIGMGLEAYRYGTKTQTFASHYIPTLMMVFGSSVACNVKWIGLRGDDLNLIPEESLVPLKAKDSQIAKSLLSSKILQENYREELSLMIETGKRAEIEALYCHGYNYLGKYIATKIVQGKYI; encoded by the exons ATGGAGGAAGACGCATCGATGAAGTTCTTCTCGGATCAAAACACCTCTTACGCTGATATCCTTCCTCCTCACGAA GCTCGTGCTAGAATCGAAGTTTCCGTTCTCAATCTCCTCAGAGTGTTGAATTCTCCAGATCCAGCCATCTCTGATCTCTCCCTG ATCAATAGGAAGAGAAGCAATAGCTATATAAACCAAGGCATACTCACAGACGTTTCATACATATTCCTCTCTACTTCCTTCACCAAAAGCTCCTTGACCAATGCTAAAACTGCCAAAGCTTTCGTGCGCG TGTGGAAAGTTATGGAGATGTGCTTTCAGATTCTGCTTCAAGAGAAACGAGTCACTCAAAGAGAGCTCTTCTATAAACTGCTTTGTGATTCACCTGACTTGTTTTCTTCTCAGATTGAAGTCAACCGAAGCGTCCAAG ACGTGGTAGCTCTTTTGCGTTGCAGTAGATTCAGTCTTGGGATCATGGCTTCTACCAGAGGCCTTGTTGCTGGAAGGTTATCCCTTCAA GAACCAGGTAAGGAACCTGTAGACTGTTCAGCCTGTGGCTCTTCTGGTTTTCCTATTTCAGGAGACTTGAATTTGCTTGACAACACCATCATGACAAGCGATGCTCGCTATATCATTCTTGTGGAAAAG CATGCGATTTTTCATCGGCTTGTGGAAGATCGTGTGTTCAATCACATTCCTTGTGTGTTCATCACCGCAAAAGGGTATCCGGACATTGCCACAAG GTTTTTCCTTCATCGGATGAGCATAACATTTCCTCATCTGCCAATTCTTGCTCTAGTAGATTG GAATCCAGCTGGGTTAGCTATACTATGCACCTTCAAGTTTGGGAGCATAGGGATGGGTCTTGAAGCTTACAGATATGGTACAAAGACTCAAACCTTTGCATCACATTATATTCCCACTTTAATGATGGTTTTTGGTTCGTCTGTAGCTTGCAATGTTAAGTGGATTGGGCTCAGAGGAGATGATCTTAACCTGATACCAGAAGAGTCTTTGGTTCCTCTCAAGGCAAAGGACTCGCAGATTGCTAAAAGCTTATTGTCCTCCAAAATCTTGCAG GAGAACTACAGAGAGGAGCTGTCACTGATGATCGAAACTGGTAAGAGAGCTGAAATTGAAGCTCTGTATTGCCATGGTTATAACTATCTCGGGAAATATATAGCCACCAAGATCGTTCAGGGCAAATACATATAA
- the SPO11-2 gene encoding meiotic recombination protein SPO11-2 (The RefSeq protein has 7 substitutions compared to this genomic sequence) translates to MEEDASMKFFSDQNTSYADILPPREVRARIEVSVLNLLRVLNSPDPAISDLSLINRKRSNSCINQGILTDVSYIFLSTSFTKSSLTNAKTAKAFVRVWKVMEMCFQILLQEKRVTQRELFYKLLCDSPDLFSSQIEVNRSVQDVVALLRCSRFSLGIMASTRGLVAGRLYLQEPGKEPVDCSACGASGFPISGDLNLLDNTVMTSDARYIILVEKHAIFHRLVEDRVFNHIPCVFITAKGYPDIATRFFLHRMSITFPHLPILALVDWNPAGLAILCTFKFGSIGMGLEAYRYACNVKWIGLRGDDLNLIPEESLVPLKAKDSQIAKSLLSSKILQENYREELSLMIETGKRAEIEALYCHGYSYLGKYIATKIVQGKYI, encoded by the exons ATGGAGGAAGACGCATCGATGAAGTTCTTCTCGGATCAAAACACCTCTTACGCTGATATCCTTCCTCCTCACGAA GCTCGTGCTAGAATCGAAGTTTCCGTTCTCAATCTCCTCAGAGTGTTGAATTCTCCAGATCCAGCCATCTCTGATCTCTCCCTG ATCAATAGGAAGAGAAGCAATAGCTATATAAACCAAGGCATACTCACAGACGTTTCATACATATTCCTCTCTACTTCCTTCACCAAAAGCTCCTTGACCAATGCTAAAACTGCCAAAGCTTTCGTGCGCG TGTGGAAAGTTATGGAGATGTGCTTTCAGATTCTGCTTCAAGAGAAACGAGTCACTCAAAGAGAGCTCTTCTATAAACTGCTTTGTGATTCACCTGACTTGTTTTCTTCTCAGATTGAAGTCAACCGAAGCGTCCAAG ACGTGGTAGCTCTTTTGCGTTGCAGTAGATTCAGTCTTGGGATCATGGCTTCTACCAGAGGCCTTGTTGCTGGAAGGTTATCCCTTCAA GAACCAGGTAAGGAACCTGTAGACTGTTCAGCCTGTGGCTCTTCTGGTTTTCCTATTTCAGGAGACTTGAATTTGCTTGACAACACCATCATGACAAGCGATGCTCGCTATATCATTCTTGTGGAAAAG CATGCGATTTTTCATCGGCTTGTGGAAGATCGTGTGTTCAATCACATTCCTTGTGTGTTCATCACCGCAAAAGGGTATCCGGACATTGCCACAAG GTTTTTCCTTCATCGGATGAGCATAACATTTCCTCATCTGCCAATTCTTGCTCTAGTAGATTG GAATCCAGCTGGGTTAGCTATACTATGCACCTTCAAGTTTGGGAGCATAGGGATGGGTCTTGAAGCTTACAGATATG CTTGCAATGTTAAGTGGATTGGGCTCAGAGGAGATGATCTTAACCTGATACCAGAAGAGTCTTTGGTTCCTCTCAAGGCAAAGGACTCGCAGATTGCTAAAAGCTTATTGTCCTCCAAAATCTTGCAG GAGAACTACAGAGAGGAGCTGTCACTGATGATCGAAACTGGTAAGAGAGCTGAAATTGAAGCTCTGTATTGCCATGGTTATAACTATCTCGGGAAATATATAGCCACCAAGATCGTTCAGGGCAAATACATATAA